From one Solanum lycopersicum chromosome 12, SLM_r2.1 genomic stretch:
- the LOC101263298 gene encoding AP2/ERF and B3 domain-containing transcription factor At1g50680-like — MEGQSNNVSDSRLMKGVLDEQNSQPTMGNSESSLQQLFHKVLTPSDVGNKTFVIPRRYALKYFSHIQHNEEVDFYDSSTQSWRFKLFYCQSSKKFTFTRGWHKFVQAKNLKAGDTIIFNLCEIKNGTHENSNTFVIDVVKNDEGLSMDLALNHNDVAVDVDAAPNDEGLPMDLALNHNDVAVDVDAAPTPVLLFGKQIGWTKSKRGNEV; from the exons ATGGAAGGTCAAAGTAATAATGTTTCTGATTCAAGACTCATGAAAGGTGTTCTGGACGAACAGAACAGTCAGCCCACTATG GGTAACAGTGAATCTTCGTTGCAACAACTTTTTCACAAAGTACTTACTCCCAGCGATGTTGGAAATAAAACATTTGTGATCCCTAGGAGATATGCTCTAAAGTACTTTTCTCATATCCAGCATAACGAGGAGGTTGATTTTTATGATAGCTCAACACAATCATGGAGGTTTAAACTTTTTTACTGCCAAAGTAGTAAAAAATTCACCTTTACAAGGGGTTGGCACAAGTTTGTGCAAGCTAAAAACTTGAAAGCCGGagatacaattatttttaacttgTGTGAAATCAAGAATGGAACACATGAGAATTCCAATACCTTTGTGATTGACGTGGTGAAGAACGATGAAGGTTTGTCAATGGATTTAGCACTCAATCATAATGATGTTGCTGTTGATGTTGATGCTGCTCCGAACGATGAAGGTTTGCCAATGGATTTAGCACTCAATCATAATGATGTTGCTGTTGATGTTGATGCTGCTCCGACACCTGTTTTGCTTTTTGGAAAGCAAATAGGTTGGACTAAATCAAAAAGGGGAAATGAAGTTTAA